A genomic segment from Fusarium keratoplasticum isolate Fu6.1 chromosome 10, whole genome shotgun sequence encodes:
- a CDS encoding TauD domain-containing protein, translating into MSTTTTQSETVLRTRLETSQHPKPLSLSGALDRFESEELTPVIGREYPSVNLVDDILNASNSDELVRDLAITISQRGVVFFRAQDNLTDDLQKVLAQRLGELVNKPKESTLHIHPLLNGTDEFGVADNEISTISSQGFKALAVGYKDRDDRKGGAASWHSDIQFEEFPADYTSLRLTQLPSTGGDTLWASGYEIYDRFSDPWQKFLEGLTATFKGEGFIKAADARPDKFKIYEEPRGNPANIGRGLTAVHPVVRTNPVTGWKSIFAIGNFPQRINELSVRESKELLELLYKRIEENHDLQVRFKWRNKNDIAIWDNRSVFHSATNDYDTLGDRVGHRAVGIGEKPYLDPQSQSRTVALSKN; encoded by the exons ATGTCGACAACTACAACCCAATCCGAGACGGTTCTGAGAACCAGGCTCGAGACGAGCCAACATCCCAAGCCGCTGTCTCTCTCTGGAGCTCTTGATCGCTTCGAGTCTGAGGAGCTGACGCCCGTAATTGGCCGTGAATATCCCAGTGTCAATCTGGTCGACGACATTCTCAATGCCTCCAACTCTGACGAGCTTGTTCGTGACCTTGCCATCACCA TTTCCCAGAGGGGTGTCGTCTTCTTCCGTGCTCAGGACAACCTGACCGATGACCTACAAAAGGTGCTGGCTCAGCGCCTTGGTGAGCTCGTCAACAAGCCAAAGGAGTCGACTCTGCACATCCACCCACTTCTCAATGGCACTGATGAGTTTGGCGTCGCCGACAACGAAATCAGcaccatctcatctcagGGTTTCAAAGCCCTGGCTGTCGGCTACAAGGATCGAGATGATCGCAAGGGCggtgctgcttcttggcacAGCGATATTCAGTTCGAGGAGTTCCCAGCTGACTACACGAGCCTACGCTTGACCCAGCTCCCGTCAACGGGTGGTGACACCCTGTGGGCGTCAGGCTACGAGATCTACGACCGCTTCAGCGACCCCTGGCAGAAGTTCTTGGAGGGCCTGACAGCGACCTTCAAGGGCGAGGGAttcatcaaggctgctgatGCTCGCCCggacaagttcaagatcTACGAAGAGCCACGTGGCAACCCCGCCAACATCGGTCGTGGGCTTACGGCGGTTCATCCAGTTGTGCGAACCAACCCAGTTACTGGTTGGAAATCCATCTTCGCGATTGGCAATTTCCCTCAGCGCATCAACGAGCTGAGTGTACGCGAGAGcaaggagctgctggagcttctATACAAGAGGATCGAGGAGAACCACGACCTACAGGTCAGGTTCAAGTGGAGAAACAAGAATGACATCG CAATCTGGGATAACCGCAGTGTGTTCCACAGCGCGACCAACGACTACGATACTCTGGGTGACCGTGTAGGCCACCGGGCTGTTGGAATCGGCGAGAAGCCATACTTGGACCCCCAAAGCCAGTCAAGGACAGTTGCTCTCAGCAAGAATTAG